From the Halopiger aswanensis genome, the window TGGCTTGAGCAGTTTGTACATTACTATAACACACAACGACCGCATCAATCACTTAACGGACAGACGCCAGCCGAGGTGCTAAACTAGACAGTGCCGAAGAAGAGTACGGTCAAGA encodes:
- a CDS encoding integrase core domain-containing protein produces the protein WLEQFVHYYNTQRPHQSLNGQTPAEVLN